In one window of Aphidius gifuensis isolate YNYX2018 linkage group LG4, ASM1490517v1, whole genome shotgun sequence DNA:
- the LOC122853747 gene encoding uncharacterized protein LOC122853747: MEGNKRIKQMHLPLLETNGSTMNEDSDRSINILPDECLILICSHLSSIDRLNMEKVCQSWKASVSPLIWNNITKFDARGYQQLTVERLITRCGRFLKDLILDSSCDYSIFPIVGEHCINLVNFDFGLRPNFEEMYFRNSFNNMKKLKSIKIWADDSNSIDNLAHIFHSIHNDIEEISFFTPLKYVKPMSKRWPNVFEKFTTLRKILMFHCELNDEIIDMINKKKTTLTELTLIYSCFWSSIQLDLPNLESLCLRHCPVVIENCLINGVPNNFKQLSIVNLGLSVSNDMISQETVSRIGKQNLKKLRLDNTSFCFGKLTKNLFNLKFLDCARCVAVTDSNIITVLKNCKNIQFLYLVGTSITVNTLCFAVDVVNQRERGPPLIISVNRNVYDDFFKKDGVIIPHLLAIKKVV, from the exons atggaGGGAAATAAAAGGATTAAGCAAATGCATTTGCCATTATTAGAAACCAATGGATCCACCATGAACGAGGATTCTGATCGATCCATCAACATTTTGCCTGATGAatgtttgatattaatttgttcACATCTCTCATCCATTGATAGATTAAACATGGAAAAAg TTTGTCAAAGTTGGAAAGCGAGTGTCAGTCCATTAATCTGGAATAACATTACTAAATTTGATGCTCGCGGGTATCAACAGTTGACTGTTGAAAGGTTGATAACTCGATGTGgaagatttttaaaagatttgaTTCTTGATTCATCATGTGATTACAGTATATTTCCAATTGTTGGTGAACATTGTATTAATCTTGTCAATTTTGATTTTGGTTTACGACCAAATTTTGAAGAAATGTATTTTCGTAATTCATTCAACAACATGAAGAAGctcaaatcaataaaaatttgggCTGATGACAGTAATTCTATTGATAATTTAGCTCATATTTTCCATAGTATTCATAATGACATTgaagaaatttcattttttacacCTCTAAAATATGTAAAACCTATGTCAAAAAGATGGCCTAAT GTATTcgaaaaatttacaacacttcgtaaaattttaatgtttcatTGTGAGCTTAATGATGAAATTATAgatatgattaataaaaaaaaaacaacacttaCCGAATTGACATTGATTTATTCATGTTTTTGGAGCTCCATTCAATTGGATCTTCCAAATTTAGAATCTTTGTGTCTACGACATTGTCCCGTTgttattgaaaattgtttgatTAACGGTGTACcaaataatttcaaacaattaagTATTGTAAATCTTGGTTTGTCCGTTTCAAATGATATGATATCACAAGAGACAGTTTCTCGTATtggaaaacaaaatttaaaaaaactgcgTTTGGACAACACCAGCTTTTGTTTTGGTAAATTaacgaaaaatttattcaatctcAAATTTTTGGATTGTGCTCGTTGTGTCGCCGTAACAGATTCTAATATAATaactgttttaaaaaattgtaaaaatattcaatttttatatcttgttGGTACTAGTATTACTGTAAACACTCTTTGCTTTGCTGTTGATGTTGTTAATCAACGTGAGCGAGGACCTCCACTAATTATTAGTGTTAATAGAAATgtttatgatgatttttttaagaaaGATGGTGTTATAATTCCTCATTTATTGgctattaaaaaagttgtgtaa
- the LOC122854652 gene encoding general odorant-binding protein 56d-like has protein sequence MKFIFLFLTFAILAYNVKAQTAAGLIRLQAANRLCRQQNGIDRSLINRARQGEFIDNNPQFDCYVGCLLQQLGLTYDDGSLDVNTAVNMVPLTSPSHDQIVNAISICGNQRGNDKCSTAHLLYSCMYQNNIPVQALG, from the exons AtgaagtttatttttctttttttaacttttgcaATTTTGGCTTATAATGTCAAG GCACAAACAGCTGCTGGTCTTATTAGGCTTCAAGCTGCTAACAGACTCTGTAGACAACAAAATGGTATTGATAGAAGTTTGATAAATCGTGCTCGTCAAggtgaatttattgataataatcccCAATTTGATTGCTATGTTGGATGTCTTCTTCAACAACTGGGACTG actTATGATGATGGATCATTGGACGTTAATACAGCTGTTAATATGGTGCCATTGACATCACCATCACATGATCAAATTGTCAATGCTATCAGTATCTGTGGCAACCAAA gAGGAAATGATAAGTGTTCAACTGCACACTTGTTGTATTCTTGCATGTATCAAAATAAC atTCCAGTACAAGCTTTAGGCTGA